A single genomic interval of Burkholderia sp. HI2500 harbors:
- a CDS encoding ornithine decarboxylase: MSLLKIAVEPALIGAFLTTHEQVDVFQTDFTNIAAIVVGIDSAQQVLETVERTGFAIPFFVAVEPDQEVPPSILPSASGVIQLRHGGRHYYGRQISAAADIYSENLLPPFFKVMREYVQRGYVEFDCPGHQGGQFFSNHPLGRMFFDFFGETIFRADLCNADVRLGDLLIHEGPALEAQRNAARIYNADKTYFVLNGTSTSNKVVTSALLAPDDLVLFDRNNHKSVHLGALVLSGARPVYLETARNAWGLIGGVDSAALDETRIRDAIRDVAPERAGLPRPFRLAVIQLGTYDGTIYNAREIVDRIGHLCDYILFDSAWVGYEQFIPMMQDCSPLMLTLGPDDPGIFVTQSVHKQQAGFSQTSQIHKKDSHIEGQKRFCDHRRFNNAYMIHASTSPFYPMFAALDVNAQMHAGPAGKRLWRDCVAHGVDARKLLLKTCRQIRPFVPQTIDGRPWADYPTEQIVDNLRFFRFHPADTWHGFEGYADDQYFVDPCKLLLTTPGIDRDTHEYAAFGAPAPILARYLREHGVVPEKADLYTILFLLTPSESFGKLQHLVAHLAQFERHLDQDTPLREAIPSLCEAYPELYGNMRLRQLCQRMHDFYRSHDMKHLQKLMFRRAQFPTQAMLPQAANAELIRNNVELVTLDRIEGRIATEGALPYPPGIFCVVPGERWGGPALDYFRALEAGINALPGFEPEIQGVYLQTRPDGTKQASAYVVAAGADASTA; this comes from the coding sequence GTGAGCCTGTTGAAAATCGCAGTCGAGCCGGCGCTGATTGGCGCCTTCCTCACCACGCACGAACAGGTCGACGTATTCCAGACCGATTTCACGAATATCGCGGCCATCGTCGTCGGAATCGATTCGGCGCAACAGGTGCTTGAAACCGTCGAAAGAACCGGATTCGCGATTCCGTTTTTCGTCGCGGTCGAGCCTGACCAGGAAGTGCCGCCGTCGATCCTGCCGAGCGCGAGCGGCGTGATCCAGCTCCGCCACGGCGGACGCCACTACTACGGCCGGCAGATCTCCGCCGCCGCCGACATCTACAGCGAGAACCTGCTGCCGCCGTTCTTCAAGGTGATGCGCGAATACGTGCAGCGCGGCTATGTCGAATTCGACTGCCCCGGCCACCAGGGCGGGCAGTTTTTCTCGAACCACCCGCTCGGCCGGATGTTCTTCGACTTCTTCGGCGAGACGATCTTTCGCGCCGACCTCTGCAACGCCGATGTCCGGCTCGGCGACCTGCTGATCCACGAAGGCCCCGCGCTGGAAGCGCAGCGCAATGCCGCGCGGATCTACAACGCGGACAAGACGTACTTCGTGCTGAACGGCACGTCGACGTCGAACAAGGTCGTCACGAGCGCGCTGCTCGCGCCCGACGATCTCGTGCTGTTCGACCGCAACAATCACAAGTCGGTGCACCTCGGCGCGCTCGTGCTGTCGGGCGCGCGGCCGGTCTACCTCGAAACCGCGCGCAACGCGTGGGGCCTCATCGGCGGCGTCGACAGCGCGGCGCTCGACGAAACGCGCATTCGCGACGCGATCCGCGACGTCGCACCGGAGCGCGCCGGCCTGCCGCGCCCGTTCCGGCTCGCGGTGATCCAGCTCGGCACCTACGACGGCACGATCTACAACGCGCGCGAAATCGTCGACCGGATCGGGCATCTGTGCGACTACATCCTGTTCGATTCGGCGTGGGTCGGCTACGAGCAGTTCATCCCGATGATGCAGGACTGCTCGCCGCTGATGCTCACGCTCGGCCCCGACGATCCCGGCATCTTCGTCACGCAGTCGGTGCACAAGCAGCAGGCCGGTTTCTCGCAGACGTCGCAGATCCACAAGAAGGACAGCCACATCGAAGGCCAGAAGCGCTTCTGCGATCACCGGCGCTTCAACAACGCGTACATGATCCATGCGTCGACGAGCCCGTTCTACCCGATGTTCGCCGCGCTCGACGTCAACGCGCAGATGCATGCGGGCCCGGCCGGCAAGCGCCTGTGGCGCGACTGCGTCGCGCATGGCGTCGACGCGCGCAAGCTGCTGCTGAAGACCTGCCGCCAGATCCGGCCGTTCGTTCCCCAGACTATCGACGGCCGCCCGTGGGCCGACTACCCGACCGAGCAGATCGTCGACAACCTGCGCTTCTTCCGCTTTCATCCGGCCGACACGTGGCACGGCTTCGAAGGCTATGCGGACGACCAGTATTTCGTCGACCCGTGCAAGCTGCTGCTGACGACGCCCGGCATCGATCGCGACACGCATGAATACGCGGCTTTCGGTGCGCCGGCGCCGATCCTGGCGCGCTACCTGCGCGAGCACGGCGTCGTGCCCGAGAAGGCCGACCTGTACACGATCCTGTTCCTGCTCACGCCTTCCGAAAGTTTCGGCAAGCTGCAGCATCTGGTCGCGCATCTCGCGCAGTTCGAACGCCATCTCGACCAGGACACGCCGCTGCGCGAAGCGATTCCATCGCTGTGCGAAGCGTATCCTGAGCTGTACGGCAACATGCGCCTGCGGCAGCTGTGCCAGCGGATGCACGACTTCTATCGCAGCCACGACATGAAGCATCTGCAGAAGCTGATGTTCCGGCGTGCGCAGTTCCCGACGCAGGCGATGCTGCCGCAGGCCGCGAACGCCGAGCTGATCCGCAACAACGTCGAGCTCGTCACGCTCGATCGCATCGAAGGCCGGATCGCGACGGAAGGCGCGCTGCCCTATCCGCCCGGCATCTTCTGCGTGGTGCCCGGCGAACGGTGGGGCGGCCCGGCGCTCGACTACTTCCGTGCGCTCGAAGCCGGGATCAACGCGCTGCCGGGTTTCGAGCCGGAAATCCAGGGCGTCTATCTGCAAACGCGGCCGGACGGCACGAAGCAGGCTTCGGCGTACGTGGTGGCGGCCGGTGCCGACGCGTCTACCGCGTAA
- a CDS encoding MFS transporter codes for MDVRIYLLAAAVFLAGVAENICVGILPAIAAGLHVSIAAAGQLTTIFSAVFALAALVAAACVARIERRTALLASLGVFAAANLGAATSPGYASLFAARVLMAASCATLILVATRFAAELAPASQRGRAIGIVFMGISASLVLGVPIGMRIADWAGWRAVFVSIAVPALPLAIWLGRRLPRMAPPAVIAAADAAGTPSYRAVLARPRLMAAQLVSIAMIGGHFTLFAYLTPYLQAVLSPGAAALEGLYVAFGIAGVTGAWLGGLFSDRLGASRALWACPAVFLVAMAVLPAAGISPLAFVPAMMLWGGISWSISPIVQNFLIHTVPSLADASVGINVSAMHAGVALGSALGGVLVERDALRVTPWAGCGLVAVALACACIAAWPARQAASAP; via the coding sequence TTGGACGTTCGCATCTATCTGCTGGCCGCCGCCGTGTTCCTGGCCGGTGTCGCCGAAAACATCTGCGTCGGCATCCTGCCGGCGATCGCCGCCGGCCTGCACGTGTCGATCGCCGCCGCCGGCCAGCTCACCACGATCTTCTCCGCCGTCTTCGCGCTGGCCGCGCTCGTCGCGGCGGCCTGCGTCGCGCGTATCGAGCGGCGCACCGCACTGCTCGCGTCGCTCGGCGTGTTCGCGGCCGCGAACCTGGGCGCCGCGACCAGCCCCGGCTATGCGAGCCTGTTTGCCGCACGCGTGCTGATGGCCGCGAGCTGCGCGACGCTGATTCTCGTCGCGACGCGATTCGCAGCCGAGCTCGCGCCGGCGTCGCAACGCGGCCGCGCGATCGGCATCGTGTTCATGGGCATCAGCGCATCGCTCGTGCTCGGCGTGCCGATCGGGATGCGGATCGCCGACTGGGCCGGCTGGCGCGCGGTGTTCGTGTCGATCGCCGTGCCTGCGCTGCCGCTCGCGATCTGGCTTGGCCGGCGATTGCCGCGCATGGCGCCGCCCGCTGTCATCGCTGCCGCGGATGCAGCAGGCACGCCGTCATATCGCGCGGTGCTCGCGCGCCCGCGGCTGATGGCCGCGCAGCTCGTCTCCATCGCGATGATCGGCGGACATTTCACGCTGTTCGCGTATCTCACGCCGTATCTGCAGGCCGTGCTGTCACCCGGCGCGGCCGCGCTCGAAGGGTTGTACGTCGCGTTCGGGATCGCCGGCGTGACCGGCGCATGGCTGGGCGGACTCTTCTCGGACCGGCTCGGCGCGTCGCGCGCGCTGTGGGCATGCCCGGCCGTGTTTCTCGTCGCGATGGCCGTGCTGCCGGCGGCCGGTATATCGCCGCTCGCGTTCGTACCCGCGATGATGCTGTGGGGCGGCATCAGCTGGTCGATCTCGCCGATCGTGCAGAACTTCCTGATCCACACCGTGCCGTCACTGGCCGATGCAAGCGTCGGCATCAACGTGTCGGCCATGCATGCGGGTGTCGCACTCGGCTCGGCGCTCGGCGGCGTGCTCGTCGAACGCGACGCGCTGCGCGTCACGCCGTGGGCCGGATGCGGGCTCGTGGCCGTGGCGCTCGCATGCGCATGCATCGCGGCATGGCCCGCGCGGCAGGCCGCGAGCGCACCGTGA
- a CDS encoding iron-containing alcohol dehydrogenase, whose translation MNPFQFRTVPTQVVEFGAARQLGAWLRERFPALVRLCVVTDAFLHRSGVLAPALESLAAHGWQVTVIDDVIADPPEHVVLEATERAVAADAEIVLGLGGGSSMDVAKLIAVLAPGQQALADMYGVDKVTSARLPLVQMPTTAGTGSEVTAVSIVTVGEARKMGVVSPHLFADVAILDAELTLGLPRAATAATGIDAMVHAIEAYTSARLKNPISDMLAVHALTLLSRNLLTACDDGRNRHAREAMLVGAMFAGQAFANAPVAAVHALAYPVGGIFHVPHGLSNALVLPHVLRFNAPAAAPLYAELAAIVAPSATGSDEARTHALIAEIDRLIVATGIPRTLREVGIGEGDLPRMASDAMLQTRLLVNNPREVTEADALEIYRQAW comes from the coding sequence ATGAACCCGTTTCAATTCCGTACCGTTCCGACGCAGGTCGTCGAATTCGGCGCCGCGCGCCAGCTCGGTGCATGGTTGCGCGAACGCTTTCCGGCGCTCGTGCGGCTCTGTGTCGTCACCGACGCGTTCCTGCATCGCAGCGGCGTACTCGCGCCCGCGCTGGAGAGCCTCGCCGCGCACGGCTGGCAGGTCACCGTGATCGACGACGTGATCGCCGATCCGCCCGAACACGTGGTGCTGGAGGCGACCGAGAGGGCCGTCGCGGCCGATGCCGAGATCGTGCTCGGCCTGGGCGGCGGATCGTCGATGGACGTCGCGAAGCTGATCGCGGTGCTCGCGCCGGGGCAGCAGGCGCTGGCCGACATGTACGGCGTCGACAAGGTCACGAGCGCGCGGCTGCCGCTCGTGCAGATGCCGACGACGGCCGGCACTGGCTCCGAAGTGACAGCCGTGTCGATCGTCACGGTCGGCGAGGCGCGCAAGATGGGCGTCGTGTCGCCGCACCTGTTCGCGGACGTCGCGATCCTCGACGCCGAACTGACGCTCGGCCTGCCGCGTGCGGCCACGGCCGCGACGGGCATCGACGCGATGGTGCATGCGATCGAGGCCTACACGTCCGCGCGGCTGAAGAACCCCATATCCGACATGCTGGCCGTGCACGCGCTGACGCTGCTGTCGCGCAACCTGCTCACGGCATGCGACGACGGCCGGAACCGTCACGCGCGCGAGGCGATGCTGGTCGGCGCGATGTTCGCGGGGCAGGCGTTCGCGAATGCACCGGTCGCGGCCGTGCACGCGCTGGCCTATCCGGTCGGCGGGATCTTCCATGTGCCGCACGGGCTGTCGAATGCGCTCGTGCTGCCGCACGTGCTGCGTTTCAACGCGCCGGCCGCCGCGCCGCTGTATGCGGAACTCGCGGCGATCGTCGCGCCGTCGGCGACGGGCAGCGACGAAGCGCGCACGCACGCGCTGATCGCCGAGATCGACCGGCTGATCGTCGCGACGGGCATTCCGCGCACGCTGCGCGAGGTCGGCATCGGGGAAGGCGACCTGCCGAGGATGGCATCGGATGCGATGCTGCAGACGCGCCTGCTCGTGAACAATCCGCGCGAGGTGACGGAGGCCGACGCGCTGGAGATCTACCGGCAGGCGTGGTGA
- a CDS encoding putative quinol monooxygenase: MNEPYLQVIAHFHAKPGNGDRVVALLAELAPLTRAEPKNLDYAYFRSPEDPDHIVILERYRDADGLDVHRETPHFQRIGFGAIIPLLDRREVSSYMVQPGTGTATPPGGAR; the protein is encoded by the coding sequence ATGAACGAACCTTACCTGCAGGTCATCGCGCATTTCCACGCCAAGCCCGGCAACGGCGACCGCGTGGTCGCATTGCTCGCGGAGCTCGCGCCCCTGACGCGCGCCGAGCCGAAGAATCTCGACTACGCGTATTTCCGGTCGCCGGAGGACCCCGACCACATCGTGATCCTCGAACGCTACCGCGACGCGGACGGCCTCGACGTGCATCGGGAAACGCCGCATTTCCAGCGGATCGGGTTCGGCGCGATCATTCCGTTGCTCGATCGCCGCGAAGTGTCCAGCTACATGGTGCAGCCGGGCACCGGCACGGCGACGCCACCGGGAGGCGCCCGATGA
- a CDS encoding glycerol-3-phosphate responsive antiterminator, translating to MDKSLGARLARHPVIATLYGVEQADSFIDSAAEVGIVANVDLRRLQAVVVALARAGKFVIVNIDSCDGLSQDKGGVEYLADIGVASLVSTRVATIQRANRAGLITMQKVFVTDRSTWPRSVKAIEQSDPNLVQLMPAPMLAHLSEADRQALPPIVASGFVGNAEDVRSARRHGAVAVSTSDSAWWNFDPSS from the coding sequence ATGGACAAGTCGCTGGGCGCGCGCCTCGCCCGTCATCCCGTCATCGCCACGCTGTACGGCGTCGAGCAGGCGGACAGCTTCATCGACAGTGCGGCCGAGGTCGGCATCGTCGCGAACGTCGATCTGCGCCGGCTGCAGGCGGTGGTCGTGGCGCTCGCCCGGGCCGGCAAGTTCGTGATCGTCAACATCGACAGTTGCGACGGGCTGTCGCAAGACAAGGGCGGCGTCGAATATCTGGCCGATATCGGCGTCGCGAGCCTCGTCTCCACGCGCGTCGCGACGATCCAGCGTGCGAACCGCGCAGGGCTGATCACGATGCAGAAGGTATTCGTGACCGACCGCTCGACCTGGCCGCGCAGTGTAAAGGCGATCGAGCAGAGCGATCCGAACCTCGTGCAGCTGATGCCGGCGCCGATGCTCGCGCACCTGAGCGAGGCCGACCGGCAGGCGTTGCCGCCGATCGTCGCGTCGGGCTTCGTCGGCAACGCGGAAGACGTGCGCAGCGCAAGGCGGCACGGTGCAGTCGCGGTGTCGACGAGCGACAGCGCATGGTGGAATTTTGACCCGTCGTCGTGA
- a CDS encoding FAD-binding oxidoreductase: MISKEAIKRGYNRGNYVVGAHTPPPYSLNLPAAGSAPVEAGMQRAPVTVSPQQVDALRAVADEVLAQPADVIAWTRDWWAASMVAETGGRPATPHAVVVRVSTVEQVQAVMRIAHAATIPVTASAGRSNVTGAALPVRGGIVLDVCGLNRLIGVDTESQIVDVEAGMFGDVFEETLQREHGLTMGHWPSSFGISTVGGWIACRGAGQLSTRYGKIEDMVFGMDVVLADGSLVTLGGHSRAAVGPDLQQLFIGSEGTLGIIVRARLKLHRLPDYGRAIAYGFDTFAAGLDACREILQRGANPAALRLYDELESGVQFGLPDTNALLIADEGTQEIVDAVMAVSARTCEESGRRLDGDAIFEKWLDTRYLTGKSAEGFKRSPGFVADTLEMCGRWRDLAAIYRDVVAALQAVPGTLAGSAHQSHAYADGACLYFSLRGDVAVAERAAWYRAAWDAANAVLIQYNATLSHHHGVGLLRSPYLRDSLGSAFPVLQTVKRALDPKHILNPGKLGLGDETGPRVDR, from the coding sequence ATGATCAGCAAGGAAGCCATCAAGCGCGGCTACAACCGCGGCAACTACGTCGTCGGCGCGCACACGCCGCCGCCATACTCGCTGAACCTGCCGGCGGCAGGCAGCGCGCCGGTCGAGGCCGGCATGCAGCGCGCCCCGGTCACGGTGTCGCCGCAGCAGGTCGATGCGCTGCGGGCGGTGGCCGACGAGGTGCTGGCGCAGCCGGCCGACGTCATCGCGTGGACGCGCGACTGGTGGGCCGCGTCGATGGTCGCCGAGACGGGTGGCCGGCCGGCGACGCCGCACGCGGTCGTCGTGCGCGTGTCGACGGTCGAGCAGGTGCAGGCCGTGATGCGCATTGCGCACGCGGCGACGATTCCGGTGACGGCGTCGGCCGGCCGCAGCAACGTGACGGGCGCGGCGCTGCCGGTGCGCGGCGGCATCGTGCTCGATGTGTGCGGGCTGAACCGGCTGATCGGCGTCGACACCGAGAGCCAGATCGTCGACGTCGAGGCGGGGATGTTCGGCGACGTGTTCGAGGAAACGCTTCAGCGCGAACACGGGCTGACGATGGGGCACTGGCCGTCGTCGTTCGGGATCAGCACGGTGGGCGGCTGGATCGCGTGCCGCGGTGCGGGGCAGCTGTCGACGCGCTACGGCAAGATCGAGGACATGGTGTTCGGGATGGACGTGGTACTCGCGGACGGCAGCCTGGTCACGCTCGGCGGCCATTCACGCGCGGCGGTCGGCCCGGATCTGCAGCAACTGTTCATCGGCAGCGAAGGCACGCTCGGCATCATCGTGCGCGCGCGCCTGAAGCTGCATCGGCTGCCCGACTACGGCCGCGCGATCGCGTACGGCTTCGACACGTTCGCGGCCGGCCTCGACGCGTGCCGCGAGATCCTGCAGCGCGGCGCGAACCCGGCCGCACTGCGGCTCTACGACGAACTGGAAAGCGGCGTGCAGTTCGGCCTGCCCGATACGAACGCGCTGTTGATCGCCGACGAAGGCACGCAGGAGATCGTCGACGCGGTGATGGCGGTCAGCGCGCGCACCTGCGAGGAAAGCGGACGCAGGCTCGACGGCGACGCGATCTTCGAGAAGTGGCTCGACACGCGCTACCTGACCGGCAAGAGCGCGGAAGGCTTCAAGCGCAGCCCGGGCTTCGTCGCCGACACGCTGGAGATGTGCGGCCGCTGGCGCGACCTCGCGGCGATCTATCGCGACGTGGTGGCCGCGCTGCAGGCCGTGCCCGGAACGCTGGCCGGATCCGCGCATCAGTCGCATGCCTACGCGGACGGCGCGTGCCTGTATTTCTCGTTGCGCGGCGATGTCGCGGTGGCCGAGCGGGCCGCGTGGTACCGCGCGGCGTGGGACGCGGCGAACGCGGTGCTGATCCAATACAATGCGACGTTGAGTCATCACCACGGCGTCGGGCTGCTGCGTTCGCCGTACCTGCGCGATTCGCTGGGCTCGGCATTCCCGGTGCTGCAGACGGTGAAGCGCGCGCTCGATCCGAAACATATTCTCAACCCCGGCAAGCTCGGCCTCGGCGACGAGACCGGCCCGCGAGTCGACCGGTAA
- a CDS encoding glycerol-3-phosphate dehydrogenase/oxidase — MMFLPSRKPQTDRAGMTGTEPLRVNRDDHLARLETDTFDVLIVGGGVTGAYAAFDASLRGLRVALVEKSDFASGTSSKSSKMVHGGLRYIEQGNLGLVRHSLLERQRLRRNARHLVQRLPFLFPVMEREGVFDARLAKAFESLLWTYDIAGGWREGILHQKLTKAEVLSHCPTFNETYLTGGFLYFDARVDDARLTLNLVRTAAFHGAAVANHARVVELTRDGHGKVDGAIVHADGRERRVRARVVVMATGVWLRDWTGARKGDTAALQVRPAKGVHVAIPWLKIRNDCTVTIPVPGRNRRATITRWGNVSYLGTTDEDYDGDLDDVHCTRQELDFLLEGARSALKVDLNADDVVGSIAGCRPLVGPPGGKTIEMKRNHEIHVAPDGLVTIVGGKLTTSRHMAEQTIDTVGKLLGRRTRCRTKSAYLLGAAGYDPQAIVASGGLAAHLGERYGTEARFVGDLADAAPSLLAPIVEGLPYSEAEVLYAVRHEFARSVDDVLSRRTRARLMARDASARAAPRVGAILKAELGLSDAAVASQVRDYVAAVALEKSILMGDNG, encoded by the coding sequence CGTGCTGATCGTCGGGGGCGGCGTGACGGGCGCGTATGCGGCGTTCGACGCGAGCCTGCGCGGGCTGCGCGTCGCGCTCGTCGAGAAGAGCGATTTCGCATCGGGCACGTCGTCGAAATCGTCGAAGATGGTGCACGGCGGGCTGCGCTACATCGAACAGGGCAATCTCGGGCTCGTGCGTCATTCGCTGCTCGAGCGGCAGCGGCTGCGGCGCAACGCCCGCCATCTCGTGCAGCGGCTGCCGTTCCTGTTCCCGGTGATGGAGCGCGAAGGCGTGTTCGACGCGCGTCTCGCGAAAGCCTTCGAAAGCCTGCTGTGGACCTACGACATCGCCGGCGGCTGGCGCGAGGGCATCCTGCACCAGAAGCTGACGAAGGCCGAGGTCCTGTCGCATTGCCCGACCTTCAACGAAACGTACCTGACCGGCGGCTTCCTGTACTTCGATGCGCGCGTCGACGATGCGCGCCTGACGCTGAACCTCGTGCGCACGGCCGCGTTTCACGGTGCGGCCGTGGCGAACCATGCACGCGTGGTCGAGCTGACGCGCGATGGCCACGGCAAGGTCGACGGCGCGATCGTGCATGCCGACGGCCGCGAGCGGCGCGTGCGTGCGCGCGTGGTCGTGATGGCGACGGGCGTCTGGCTGCGCGACTGGACCGGCGCGCGCAAGGGCGACACGGCCGCGTTGCAGGTGCGGCCCGCGAAGGGCGTGCACGTCGCGATCCCGTGGCTGAAGATCCGCAACGACTGCACGGTGACGATCCCCGTGCCGGGCCGCAACCGCCGCGCGACGATCACGCGCTGGGGCAACGTGTCGTATCTCGGCACGACCGACGAAGACTACGACGGCGATCTCGACGACGTGCATTGCACGCGGCAGGAACTCGATTTCCTGCTCGAAGGCGCGCGTTCCGCGTTGAAAGTCGACCTGAATGCGGACGACGTGGTGGGCAGCATCGCCGGCTGCCGGCCGCTCGTCGGGCCGCCCGGCGGCAAGACGATCGAGATGAAGCGCAATCACGAGATCCACGTCGCGCCCGACGGGCTCGTGACGATCGTCGGCGGCAAGCTGACGACGTCGCGGCACATGGCCGAGCAGACGATCGATACGGTCGGCAAGCTGCTCGGCCGCCGCACGCGCTGCCGCACGAAATCGGCATACCTGCTCGGCGCGGCCGGCTATGACCCGCAGGCGATCGTCGCCTCGGGCGGGCTCGCCGCGCATCTCGGCGAACGCTACGGCACCGAGGCGCGCTTCGTCGGCGACCTCGCCGATGCGGCGCCGTCGCTGCTCGCGCCGATCGTCGAAGGGTTGCCTTACAGCGAAGCGGAAGTGCTCTACGCGGTGCGTCACGAATTCGCGCGCAGCGTCGATGACGTGCTGTCGCGGCGCACCCGCGCGCGGCTGATGGCGCGCGATGCGTCAGCGCGCGCCGCACCGCGCGTCGGAGCAATCCTCAAGGCGGAGCTCGGCCTGTCCGATGCGGCCGTCGCCAGCCAGGTGCGCGACTACGTCGCCGCCGTCGCCCTCGAAAAATCCATCCTCATGGGAGATAACGGATGA